The following is a genomic window from Mya arenaria isolate MELC-2E11 chromosome 4, ASM2691426v1.
GTCTTTTGACGATTAATTCTATGGCAGACTcatgacgtccaccatcccagcaaaaagtagcgaacggtccttgcgcagagaatccttgcggccacaattttgaaattatctcagttataaattcaaatttctacgaataTATTactgcctactattaaacacatattcatttatgtcattatgccaaaaacatgttcagatatcataaaacacttacatgtgttgattgtttatcaagtatcccgatattggtaaatctgggacaaatctgacaggttgtgtactagtccaaataattgtatgtttacggatttttttacgttttttgatatggcaaatcctccacgtacaaattgtttagtatcaaaagtgggtagttattccgatcgggatatcgggttaaagcattttacatctaaaaaatgtcataaaaacaagaaatattaccagattatgttattttatatcagttccatacataaaaatgtcatatccgaCGAATAATTATGGGTTTGACGtgttttttcatttcttgctgtcaaaacatagcgatatatacatgacgggcacctgcaaggcttcagggcacaatttttaaacaatcggaacatttcggccatggctgagttgttacaattgtctatctcgaagcttgtcggaggtggccgagttattacgattgggtcaatttgttccgcttggcataattgttgtctgtgttagtcaactttcgttttattggaaaggtaaataatgtgttttaatgcattaaatgcttgttttgtgcaaaataacttctcacttacatggtaaaatatgaatataaaccttaatGATCAATTTAATCCATAAAATACtacacttaatacaatttcaatacttttcaaaacacccccggattttgcacattcccgtttagacgttagggattggaagaatctggtataacacgtctataattttagactagTTGCGTACATGCATAAAAGAGTATTTGTGACCCAGAatgtatttatgtgaaaataacgactctaatgTCAAATTCAATCTAGTTTAGATCCAAgtcgggtatatattgaacaattttgtcattatattCAACATCTATGCATAATATAACTATACATTTTCATTCGCCCGGTGTTAATTGGTAGACAGTTGTaacgttacagggatacataagaagtgtcgaaataatagaaaaaagtatccctgttcgcgcattattgtagctacatgAGCTACTTCTTACCCACACGCCTCTATTGAAAAGTATCTTGCATCTCATTTCCTGTTCACATATTGATGAAGTTAAAATTCAagctaaatataaacaagaaccaaaaatatttaatggaaGTGAGATAAGCATAAAATTAATCCTTTGCTTGCAGagcgtttttaaaaaaaaataacattaacaatgaaGGATACTTTCAAAATTCAGTTTGTAATTGGCAGCATGGCTGAGTCTGTCCTCATTTACAACTGGAGTCGCGTCATCTTCTTCGGAAGATTCTCCGTCTGAAGAAGCCTTATTTCCGTTTGTAGGTGCGCTTTTCGCgctttgttttttaatttttccaaCGGCATAGGCTACAGAGTTCTCTTCTACTTTCTGTTTCTGTTCGTCCTCTGAATCAGACGATGATTCGCTATTTTCTTGAAACACAAACCTGCTGTCATTTGTGACAGTACCCTCTTCATTTTCGTAAATCAAAAAGGACCCAGACGGTTctctttctttttcaaattcatCAAATAAAGCAATGTCTCCGAATAACATGTCATCCGCCATCTTCTAGCATTGCAAACTCTACAACAATAGGAAATTACAGGATCTACCAATATGGTAGACTCTATCAATTTTCACCGATTATCCTCGTTCGAGGGATCTGGACATTTCGAAACCTTGATATTTCGTTACCGCTCAATCTTGGTCATTTTATTCATTCGGAACACCGCGGTCAATTTTGATCCAAAACAACCTCGTGGGTATGCTGTTATGATACTTGAGTAGAGGATCGCCTGATGAGACAAATTACAAACTTTACTCCCGGGCAGAAGTACGTAgctcttttaaaaataaataaatactagtATTTATAAAGTGTAGTGTTTTACTTATATGTTGTATTCCTAAGATTCCGAAGAgaaaagtcattaagtttaaccaGGGATTGACCCTCATACATCGTACCATTCAAGACATGTTGAGTAACgcctttttaatgtttttaaaagcattctTAAGTCTtttcattctttgtaaaaaTGTGCTAATTATCTATGGCCCAATTTTTTCTTTAGTCTCTTATAGCATGATGATGATTAAGTAGTTTCACTccacaatttttgttttgtataatttgtattgtCATATATATTCGGAATTATCAGTctactaaaataaattttctgcattataatttaagtattattttttttaaatgtaaaatcaagttCAAGAATTTGTTCAATTAAATAAGATACGTTTACTCTGCCACCGTTTACTCTAGTAATTGTATTTGGGTCATACTCAAGTGTCCCTGGCCGCTGCCCGACAACGCTATacgggtcacggacactacggaccatggacattacggaccagacactacggaccagatttagggacattacggaccagatttagggacattacggaccagatttagaaatttacggaccatgatttatattgtttttttttaattattcactcattggtctgaaatttgttaataaatacttgaatattagtgctcagtatgacaattatctttaatgtaactgaaaaatcccatgaaattccaatgttaaacatcaatatatttattaataaagtatAATGATAATTcgaataataatgaataataatgaacgtaatatgtgtttatcttctaattgtaaatgtgaatattaatgttttcatatgtgatcgattgctttctgaaataaactttgaatagtcatatttgtttgttttccgtttcatctGATTTAATTGAAAGTGCGCCGTTACaatgggttttcacacttttatgattgccaattaaaggttgtcattgtaatgtttgtttcttttgtaatataccgccgataattacgggtacaattataactaattaaggcaacagaaattgccagttttaaaaatcagtttgcaagaattgcaacaaacacacatcgtttatttaatataaagcaAGAGTTGAGGTTTACATACTAGGAAACTAACTAGTGAGAaatctgtcatttaaaaaaataaataaaatttctcaCTAGCTAGTTGTTATAATGCCAAGGATacgttgtatatataaacacttactattgtaaagaattttaaaatttcatcttttttagaatgtaggctgagcctaaaatgtttgtatatgatgtatttgaagtgtttgattttaatgcgtATGTGATAGATtcttaagatattatttaaatattgaatttttaaccaGAGATTTATACATACTGTGtaggaatatttatatatatacagtccaaaGCACCCATGCTACGATTAAAGacgatatgttttaaatgttattaaatctgtaGAATTACTGTAAAACGTagcgtgctcgccgaatgggtataacccgatggcgagggttaataagctcaccccccccccccccttcccctTACATCCTCAAAATTTCCTCTACCATAAAACTGAAGAGATCTATAAGTATGCCTTGCGCTCGTTGTATCCACTGGTCTAGAGGTGTTTATGCAAACCACCGCGCCGTGGAATGCGACATATGTGAACGTTGGCAACATCTACGCTGTGGTACCGGTATATCCATTGCCCAGTATGATGCTGCGAACGTGGATGGGACCGAGTTAGAGTTCACGTGCATCACGTGTAATGATGAAACTCGAACAGAAGAGTCTATGGAAGTCCAGGTATGTTACAGTTTTCTTATGAGATAGGATGATGAACTTGGTAAACATATAACTAACATAGATTTCAAATTTCGACAAATTTTAGTTTCAGAAATGGTTAAAACTGATGAACCAATAGcttgtgtttaaaacattttaacattataggACGAGACGATCATCCACAGCGACGTCCGACCACCCTACCGCATCATGCGACTGCCAACAACAGACAGTGTTCTTGAGGGTAGCCAGATGTCCGCAGCCGCCAGTATCACCCACGTGTTCTTATAtgtgctcgatttattttggtaaataaactgttttggaacatatatcttctgttgcttttaactgatttaactgccgatctattcgaacttcacgcgatttttcagttttatggaagatataacgtcatactgagcactcatattcaagtatttattaacaaattaaaaactaatgagtgaataattaaaaaaaatgtgtttaaatcatggtccgtaagtttctaaatctggtccgtaaatttctaaatctggtccgtaatgtccctaaatctggtccgtaatgtccctaaatctggtccgtagtgtctggtccgtaatgtccatggtccgtagtgtccgtaattccGCTATACAATACCTTACGAGTAACCCTGTTTCAGGCTAACAAActgcattgtattgttttttttctgagatTTTATCTCTTTCATTTCAAACTTATAATTTAGAAtatcaaaaattataaaaagaaatataaaaaatattaaaatcatgaagATGTTTAGTAAATGTTTTACTCGGGTTCCAGGCTGGAAAAGTGACACAAACTACGTTTGTGCAATATTGGAATACATATACAGTACTGAACTATTATTgaccttttttcaaaaaaatatattcctcCATAATTTTTCCATGAGTAGGCTCAAACCCGTTTTACAAGATGTATGTAAATTTTTCGAGTTAGTTTACTCGGGAAATTAAACAGAATGCGCTAAGTGATGTCTGGGACCAATACTGGTCATACCCCCTGCTGATTGATGTACTCTAACCCAAACAGAAGACAGGTCGTTCATTTCATAGAATGGCAGTTTTAAAGCATTTGTCTCTTAGATGTGAGTTATTCTcttttatcaacataaaatataaatgttgtaacGGCAATGCCTGTTTTTGTTGTAAGCGGTTTGAAACATGACCATTAATCTAAGGTGTCCTCTACTATGTTTAAGTTGATTTGTCACATGTTTTCGAGACTTGCATGGATTGGTATTGTAGGTTAGAGGCAACTAAAtgaatttcattcaaattaatttgTCAATAGACCAATTTGAATTGAATATAACACTGATTTTTAGTGTTTCACGACCATCAACATGATACATTGCAGttattgaaattagactttcggattaacaagcccgaattcttatactattgcatagaatcatatttttgaacaagccctgctatataaacttcagaatttgagcaagcccggaagacattttaccagtgcaggctTGGGgccttgtgctaattttgaccactgacATTGGAAGAAACTTCCATTTGTGTGCTTGCATTAAGCAACGATAGAAAAGATCAGAactttaaccctttagcgcatgtatacgagataggccgacatagctaggccgacatagctcattagcagatgtaTACACATCtggccgaccgtatccattactggatgtaaacgcatggcccgcatatttcaatagggtcatttcaatatttcaattttgcatctttctttttgtaaacaatatcccggatgtttataaaattaaagtttaaccttttgtgtattgattttcccttgaaaatatcgtctgctaaattgagaaggtgtttatactcccaatcgcaggtgtgatatcccattgtgacgtaataagaccacgagctgagtactgtatggaatttcccccaaattcattgatgcgtaaatcattaaatatattacgtcagttcagtttaccattaaaatcaattgagattatatttacttaaaggtaatattttgtttacaaacaaaagaaacaattagtaaatgagaaaatgatgggtaaattttctgtgaagctgATAAAATGTCCATCAtggctgtaaaataggtcatgtgcaagcgttttgtttgatctagatctttttattcatacggaaaatcatttatcggctttcttttttgtaaacaattttatgagggggtaataaagttaaacagacaccttggacTGGATCTTCAGCTGGATGAAaccggatattcctgacatatttctgtgtattatacacaagaacataaattgtcagctttttaatccagatgggtaataaaatttagatcgatcccagcattttattaccctttgatttaatgcaattatggcatttcaaagaaa
Proteins encoded in this region:
- the LOC128231075 gene encoding uncharacterized protein LOC128231075, with translation MADDMLFGDIALFDEFEKEREPSGSFLIYENEEGTVTNDSRFVFQENSESSSDSEDEQKQKVEENSVAYAVGKIKKQSAKSAPTNGNKASSDGESSEEDDATPVVNEDRLSHAANYKLNFERNKFKRFCNILDSTR